The proteins below come from a single Aegilops tauschii subsp. strangulata cultivar AL8/78 chromosome 6, Aet v6.0, whole genome shotgun sequence genomic window:
- the LOC109737407 gene encoding mRNA-decapping enzyme subunit 2, which yields MAMAGGGGLNRSSSRGQLPPQELLDDLCSRFVLNVPKEDLESFERILFLLEQAHWFYEDNSVEHNPSLKSLSFKDFTSLMFNSCAALRPYRAHLDDIYKDFTHYKFRVPVSGAIILDDNYDRCLLVKGWKSSASWSFPRGKRSKDEEDHTCAVREVLEETGCDVSKLLKMDDHIEVSIGQQRVRLYIITGVKEDTVFAPQTKKEISEISWHRIDDLLPASDDAISRGVNGMKLYMVAPFLTGLKSWIGTHRSQVYQKPDTSARGTVWKAKNPSGVFVPVENPVITRAGSDMQNPVISRAGSGTQHVDNRPGKSFRSFRFDTASILQSMDASFLHT from the exons ATGGCGATGGCGGGCGGCGGGGGACTGAACCGGTCATCATCGCGGGGGCAGCTGCCGCCGCAGGAGCTGCTCGACGATCTCTGCAG CCGGTTCGTGCTGAACGTGCCCAAGGAGGACCTGGAGTCCTTCGAGCGGATCCTGTTCCTGCTGGAGCAGGCGCACTGGTTCTACGAGGACAACTCCGTGGAGCACAACCCCTCCCTCAAGTCCCTCTCCTTCAAGGACTTCACCTCCCTAA TGTTCAACAGCTGCGCCGCTCTCAGGCCCTACCGCGCGCACCTCGACGACATCTACAAGGACTTCACCCACTACAAGTTCCGGGTCCCCGTCTCCGGCGCCATCATCCTCGATGACAACTATGACAGG TGCTTACTTGTGAAAGGATGGAAGTCTAGTGCCAGCTGGAGTTTCCCCCGCGGAAAGAGGAGCAAAGATGAAGAGGATCATACTTGTGCAGTTAGAGAA GTTCTGGAGGAGACTGGGTGTGATGTTTCTAAgcttttgaaaatggatgaccaCATTGAAGTTTCAATTGGACAACAAAGAGTTCGACTCTATATTATTACGGGTGTTAAGGAAGATACTGTTTTCGCACCTCAAACTAAGAAAGAGATCAGT GAGATCTCATGGCACAGAATTGATGATCTTCTACCTGCTAGTGATGATGCAATATCTCGTGGAGTGAATGGGATGAAGCTTTATATGGTTGCACCATTTTTGAC GGGTCTGAAATCATGGATAGGCACACATCGGTCCCAAGTATATCAGAAGCCAGATACATCTGCTAGAG GTACTGTGTGGAAAGCGAAGAATCCCTCGGGTGTCTTTGTGCCTGTTGAGAACCCTGTTATTACTAGAGCAGGATCCGACATGCAGAATCCTGTTATTAGTAGAGCAGGATCTGGCACGCAGCACGTCGACAACCGCCCTGGCAAAAGCTTCAGAAGCTTCAGGTTCGATACGGCCAGTATTCTGCAGTCAATGGATGCTTCCTTTCTGCATACCTAG